The following proteins come from a genomic window of Rhodoligotrophos sp. CJ14:
- the rplE gene encoding 50S ribosomal protein L5, with product MAETYIPRLQRHYDEVVRAQLTEKFNYTNVHQVPELDKIVLNMGIGEAVGDTKLVKAAAEDLSLIAGQKSVITRARKSIATFKVRDGMPIGAKVTLRRARMYEFFDRLLTIALPRVRDFRGLPTTSFDGKGNYALGIKEHIIFPEIDYDRAERIWGMDVIICTTAPTDEEARALLEAFDFPFRQAPAKRQAA from the coding sequence ATGGCTGAGACATATATTCCGCGCCTGCAGCGCCATTATGATGAAGTGGTGCGCGCGCAGCTGACCGAGAAGTTCAACTACACCAACGTTCACCAGGTGCCGGAGCTCGACAAGATCGTGCTCAACATGGGCATCGGCGAGGCCGTTGGTGACACCAAGCTGGTCAAGGCTGCTGCGGAAGACCTGAGCCTGATCGCTGGTCAGAAGTCGGTCATCACCCGGGCGCGCAAGTCCATTGCGACCTTCAAGGTTCGTGATGGCATGCCGATCGGCGCCAAGGTGACCCTGCGCCGGGCCCGCATGTATGAGTTCTTTGACCGGCTGCTGACCATTGCCCTGCCGCGCGTTCGCGACTTTCGCGGGCTGCCGACCACGAGCTTCGATGGCAAGGGCAATTATGCGCTCGGCATCAAGGAGCACATCATTTTCCCGGAAATCGACTATGACCGGGCGGAGCGCATCTGGGGTATGGACGTGATCATCTGCACGACCGCTCCCACCGATGAGGAAGCACGGGCCCTGCTCGAGGCTTTCGACTTCCCGTTCCGCCAGGCGCCGGCGAAGCGCCAGGCCGCGTGA
- the rpsQ gene encoding 30S ribosomal protein S17, which produces MPKRILQGVVVSDKNDRTIVVQVERRFTHPLFKKTVRRSKKFHAHDENRSAKVGDIVRIQECRPISKLKTWTLIENVTEGRAVAAEAAGAQK; this is translated from the coding sequence ATGCCCAAGCGCATCCTGCAAGGTGTTGTCGTCAGCGACAAGAACGATCGCACCATCGTGGTGCAGGTGGAGCGCCGCTTCACCCACCCGCTGTTCAAGAAGACCGTCCGTCGGTCGAAGAAGTTTCATGCGCATGACGAGAACCGCTCGGCCAAGGTCGGCGACATCGTGCGCATTCAGGAATGCCGTCCGATCTCCAAGCTGAAGACCTGGACGCTGATTGAGAACGTGACCGAGGGCAGGGCCGTTGCAGCCGAAGCCGCCGGAGCTCAGAAGTGA
- the rpsN gene encoding 30S ribosomal protein S14 — translation MAKKSAIETNKRRRKLAQQFSGRRARLKEIVKNRELPIEERFEAQLKLAALPRNSAPSRIRNRCEMTGRPRAFYRKMKISRIALRELAHSGAIPGMVKSSW, via the coding sequence ATGGCCAAGAAGAGCGCGATCGAGACCAATAAGCGGCGTCGGAAGCTTGCCCAGCAGTTTTCCGGACGGCGTGCACGGCTCAAGGAGATCGTCAAGAATCGTGAGCTGCCGATCGAGGAGCGTTTCGAGGCGCAGCTGAAGCTTGCTGCCTTGCCGCGCAATTCGGCGCCGAGCCGCATTCGCAATCGCTGTGAGATGACGGGGCGTCCGCGCGCCTTCTATCGGAAGATGAAGATTTCGCGTATCGCGCTGAGGGAGCTCGCCCATAGCGGTGCGATCCCAGGCATGGTCAAGTCCAGCTGGTAA
- the rplQ gene encoding 50S ribosomal protein L17 has product MRHGKSGRKLNRTASHRKAMFANMAASLIKHEQIVTTLPKAKELRPIVERLITLAKKGGLHRRRQAIAQIRDVEQVGKLFDTLGGRYQDRQGGYTRVLKAGFRYGDNAPLAVIELVDRDPAEKGKDSGPVVTEDEAQAA; this is encoded by the coding sequence ATGCGCCACGGTAAGAGCGGGCGGAAGCTCAACAGGACAGCGAGCCATCGCAAGGCGATGTTCGCCAACATGGCGGCATCCCTGATCAAGCATGAGCAGATCGTGACGACACTGCCCAAGGCCAAGGAACTCCGGCCGATCGTCGAGCGGCTGATCACGCTGGCCAAGAAGGGCGGGCTTCACCGCCGTCGCCAGGCTATTGCGCAGATCCGCGATGTCGAGCAGGTGGGCAAGCTGTTCGATACTCTCGGTGGGCGTTACCAGGACCGTCAGGGCGGCTATACCCGCGTTCTGAAGGCCGGCTTCCGTTACGGTGACAATGCGCCGCTTGCCGTGATCGAGCTGGTCGACCGTGATCCTGCCGAGAAGGGCAAGGATTCGGGCCCAGTGGTGACCGAGGACGAGGCCCAGGCGGCCTGA
- the rplR gene encoding 50S ribosomal protein L18 yields the protein MVRKLSQEERRSARVRKALKARAYGRPRLSVFRSHKNIYAQIIDDEKGVTLAAASTLEADVKGTLKTGGDIGAASVVGKLIAERAKGAGVSAVVFDRGGYLYHGRVKALAEAAREGGLDF from the coding sequence ATGGTCCGCAAGCTTTCCCAAGAGGAGCGCCGTTCTGCGCGGGTGCGCAAGGCATTGAAGGCTCGCGCTTATGGCCGCCCGCGGCTCAGCGTGTTCCGCTCCCATAAGAACATTTACGCCCAGATCATCGATGATGAGAAGGGTGTAACCCTTGCCGCAGCCTCGACCCTCGAGGCGGATGTGAAGGGCACGCTGAAGACGGGCGGCGACATTGGTGCCGCCAGCGTTGTCGGCAAGCTGATTGCCGAGCGTGCCAAGGGCGCGGGTGTCTCTGCTGTGGTCTTTGATCGCGGCGGATACCTCTATCATGGTCGGGTCAAGGCGCTGGCGGAAGCCGCGCGCGAAGGCGGCCTGGATTTCTAA
- the rpmC gene encoding 50S ribosomal protein L29 — protein sequence MKASDVKLLSDDQLKDELLKLKKEQFNLRFQKAVGQVENTARIRQVRRDVARIMTVQRQRANAAAAS from the coding sequence ATGAAGGCCTCCGACGTAAAGCTCCTGAGCGACGACCAGCTCAAGGACGAACTGCTGAAGCTCAAGAAGGAGCAGTTCAATCTGCGCTTCCAGAAGGCGGTCGGCCAGGTTGAGAACACGGCGCGCATCCGCCAGGTTCGTCGCGATGTCGCGCGGATCATGACGGTTCAGCGTCAGCGCGCCAATGCCGCTGCGGCAAGCTGA
- the rplO gene encoding 50S ribosomal protein L15, with amino-acid sequence MKLNELNDNPGSRHPAKRRGRGIGSGLGKTSGHGVKGQKARSGVAINGFEGGQMPIYRRLPKRGFNNIHAKSFNEINVGRLQAAIDAKKLANDGTITVDTLVAAGILSRRLDGLRLLGSGELKAKIAIEVNHATASARAAVEKVGGTVVITAPEQGQKADAAS; translated from the coding sequence ATGAAACTGAACGAACTGAATGACAATCCGGGCTCCCGCCATCCTGCCAAGCGGCGCGGCCGCGGCATTGGCTCGGGTCTGGGCAAGACCTCCGGCCACGGCGTTAAGGGTCAGAAGGCGCGCTCGGGTGTTGCGATCAACGGCTTCGAAGGCGGTCAGATGCCGATCTATCGGCGCCTGCCGAAGCGCGGCTTCAACAACATTCATGCCAAGAGCTTCAACGAGATCAATGTCGGACGGCTGCAGGCGGCGATCGACGCAAAGAAGCTCGCCAATGATGGGACGATCACCGTCGATACTCTGGTGGCGGCAGGCATTCTGTCGCGGCGCCTGGACGGGCTTCGCCTGCTCGGCAGCGGTGAGCTGAAGGCCAAGATCGCCATCGAAGTCAATCACGCCACGGCCTCCGCACGCGCCGCTGTGGAAAAGGTGGGCGGCACGGTCGTGATCACTGCGCCGGAACAGGGCCAGAAGGCTGACGCGGCGTCCTGA
- the rplN gene encoding 50S ribosomal protein L14, with product MIQMQTNLDVADNSGARRVQCIKVLGGSHRKYAHVGDVIVVSVKEAIPRGRVKKGNVMKAVVVRTAKDIHRADGSVIRFDGNAAVLINNQGEPIGTRIFGPVPRELRARNHMKIISLAPEVL from the coding sequence ATGATACAGATGCAAACCAATCTGGACGTAGCCGACAATTCCGGCGCGCGCCGGGTGCAGTGCATCAAGGTTCTGGGCGGTTCGCATCGCAAATACGCCCATGTCGGTGACGTGATCGTCGTGTCGGTCAAGGAGGCGATCCCGCGCGGCCGTGTGAAGAAGGGCAATGTGATGAAGGCGGTGGTCGTGCGCACCGCGAAGGACATTCATCGGGCCGATGGTTCGGTGATCCGCTTCGATGGAAATGCGGCCGTGCTGATCAACAATCAGGGCGAGCCCATTGGGACGCGCATTTTCGGCCCCGTCCCTCGCGAGCTCAGGGCGCGGAACCACATGAAGATCATTTCGCTGGCGCCGGAGGTGCTCTGA
- the rpsH gene encoding 30S ribosomal protein S8 — protein MSVNDPLGDMLTRIRNAQLRGKSKVTTPASKLRKRVLDVLEQEGFIRGYAEVEFDGGKKEIEISLKYFDGEPVIHDIKRVSTPGRRVYASVTTMPTVYNGLGISILSTSQGVMSDNDARERNVGGEVLCTVF, from the coding sequence ATGAGTGTGAATGATCCGCTCGGCGATATGTTGACGAGAATCCGCAATGCTCAGCTGCGCGGCAAGTCGAAGGTGACGACGCCGGCTTCGAAGCTGCGCAAGCGCGTTCTCGACGTGCTGGAGCAAGAGGGCTTCATCCGCGGTTACGCCGAGGTTGAGTTCGATGGCGGCAAGAAAGAGATCGAGATCTCGCTCAAATATTTTGATGGCGAGCCGGTGATCCATGACATCAAGCGGGTGTCGACGCCAGGGCGGCGGGTCTATGCCTCGGTGACGACCATGCCGACCGTTTATAACGGGCTTGGCATTTCCATATTGTCGACCTCACAGGGCGTGATGTCCGACAACGACGCGCGCGAGCGCAATGTCGGCGGCGAGGTCCTCTGCACCGTCTTCTAA
- a CDS encoding DNA-directed RNA polymerase subunit alpha, with product MIQKNWQDLIKPTKLEVAPGRNPKCVATLVAEPLERGFGLTLGNALRRVLLSSLQGAAITSVHIDGVLHEFSSIAGVREDVTDIVLNIKEIALKMHVEGPKRLLLKKQGPGVVKAGDIEETADIQVLNPEHVICTLDEGAEIRMEFTVNIGKGYVAADRNRPEDAPIGLIPVDSLYSPVKKVSYKVENTREGQILDYDKLTLSVETDGSITPEDAVAYAARILQDQLQVFINFEEPSRVVEEERQPSELPFNAALLKKVDELELSVRSANCLKNDNIVYIGDLIQKTEAEMLRTPNFGRKSLNEIKEVLAQMGLHLGMEAPNWPPENIEELAKKYENQY from the coding sequence GTGATCCAGAAGAATTGGCAGGATCTGATCAAGCCGACCAAGCTCGAGGTTGCGCCTGGTCGTAATCCGAAATGCGTCGCCACTTTGGTCGCGGAGCCTCTCGAGCGCGGCTTCGGTCTGACCCTTGGCAACGCGCTGCGTCGCGTGCTGTTGTCATCGCTGCAGGGTGCGGCGATCACCTCTGTGCATATCGATGGCGTTTTGCACGAATTCTCCTCGATCGCCGGTGTGCGCGAGGATGTGACCGACATCGTGCTGAACATCAAGGAAATCGCGCTCAAAATGCACGTCGAAGGTCCCAAGCGCCTCCTGCTCAAGAAGCAGGGCCCTGGGGTCGTGAAGGCGGGTGACATCGAAGAGACTGCCGATATTCAGGTGCTGAACCCCGAGCATGTGATCTGCACCCTCGACGAGGGCGCCGAGATCCGCATGGAATTCACCGTCAATATCGGCAAGGGCTATGTGGCCGCTGATCGCAACCGGCCCGAGGATGCGCCGATAGGCCTGATCCCGGTCGACAGTCTCTATAGCCCGGTCAAGAAGGTCTCCTACAAGGTCGAGAACACCCGTGAAGGGCAGATTCTCGATTACGACAAGCTGACCTTGTCGGTTGAGACCGATGGCTCGATCACCCCGGAAGATGCGGTGGCCTATGCCGCGCGCATTCTTCAGGATCAGCTCCAGGTGTTCATCAACTTCGAGGAGCCGAGCCGGGTCGTTGAGGAGGAACGTCAGCCGTCCGAGCTGCCCTTCAATGCGGCACTGCTCAAGAAGGTCGACGAGCTCGAGCTGTCGGTCCGCTCGGCCAACTGCCTCAAGAACGACAACATCGTCTATATCGGCGACCTCATTCAGAAGACCGAAGCGGAGATGCTGCGCACCCCCAATTTCGGTCGCAAGTCGCTGAACGAGATCAAGGAAGTTCTCGCCCAGATGGGGCTGCATCTCGGCATGGAGGCCCCCAACTGGCCGCCGGAGAACATCGAAGAGCTCGCAAAGAAATACGAGAACCAGTACTGA
- the secY gene encoding preprotein translocase subunit SecY has protein sequence MASAAEQLAANINLAAFGKATELKKRIWFTLGALIVYRLGTYIPVPGIDPGELARLVQQNSAGILGWINGLAGGALGRMAIFALNIMPYISASIIVQLMTSVSPHLEALKKEGEQGRKTLNQYTRYGTVILATVQAYAIAVGLEGSGNVVLDPGWFFRASTVITLVGGTVFLMWLGEQITARGIGNGISLIIFAGIVAELPRAIVSTLELGRQGILSTYLIIGVVIMAIAVVMFIVFMERAQRRILVQYPKRQVGNKIFQGDSSHLPLKLNTAGVIPPIFASSLLLLPVTIANFMSGHGPGWLTTVTALLGPGQPLFLLIYVALILFFSFFYTAIVFNPKDTADNLKKHGGFIPGIRPGERTADYIDYVLTRITLVGAIYIAAVCLMPEILRSYWALPFYFGGTSLLIVVSVTMDTVAQVQSHLLAHQYEGLVKKAKLRGARR, from the coding sequence ATGGCATCAGCAGCAGAGCAGCTTGCCGCGAATATCAATCTCGCGGCCTTCGGTAAGGCGACTGAACTCAAGAAGCGGATCTGGTTCACGCTTGGCGCTCTGATTGTGTACAGGCTTGGAACCTATATTCCGGTTCCGGGCATCGACCCCGGCGAGCTCGCGCGCCTGGTGCAGCAGAATTCCGCCGGCATCCTGGGCTGGATCAACGGCCTTGCCGGCGGCGCACTCGGCCGCATGGCGATCTTCGCCCTCAACATCATGCCCTATATCTCGGCCTCCATCATCGTGCAGCTGATGACGTCGGTCTCGCCGCATCTCGAGGCGCTGAAGAAAGAGGGTGAGCAGGGCCGCAAGACGCTCAACCAATATACCCGTTATGGCACGGTGATCCTTGCCACCGTGCAGGCCTATGCCATTGCGGTGGGGCTAGAGGGATCAGGCAATGTGGTGCTTGATCCCGGCTGGTTCTTCCGAGCATCCACCGTGATCACCCTCGTGGGCGGCACGGTTTTCCTGATGTGGCTGGGCGAGCAGATCACGGCCCGTGGCATCGGCAACGGCATTTCGCTCATTATCTTCGCGGGCATCGTGGCCGAACTGCCGCGCGCGATCGTCAGCACCTTGGAACTGGGCCGGCAGGGCATCCTCTCGACCTACCTCATCATCGGCGTCGTGATCATGGCGATCGCGGTGGTGATGTTCATCGTCTTCATGGAGCGAGCGCAGCGGCGGATCCTGGTACAATATCCCAAGCGTCAGGTGGGCAATAAGATTTTCCAGGGCGACAGCTCTCATCTGCCGCTGAAGCTGAACACGGCCGGCGTCATTCCGCCGATCTTTGCCTCGTCCCTTTTGTTGCTGCCCGTCACCATCGCCAATTTCATGTCGGGCCATGGACCTGGCTGGCTCACGACCGTCACGGCGCTGCTCGGACCCGGCCAGCCGCTCTTCCTCTTGATTTATGTCGCGCTGATCCTGTTCTTCTCCTTCTTCTACACGGCGATCGTGTTCAATCCGAAGGATACGGCTGACAACCTGAAGAAGCATGGTGGCTTCATTCCGGGCATCCGGCCCGGTGAGCGGACCGCCGACTATATCGATTACGTCCTCACCCGGATCACATTGGTGGGTGCGATCTATATCGCCGCCGTTTGTTTGATGCCGGAGATCCTGAGGTCTTATTGGGCGCTGCCCTTCTATTTCGGGGGAACGTCTCTGCTGATCGTCGTCAGCGTCACCATGGACACAGTTGCGCAGGTGCAGAGCCATCTTTTGGCCCATCAATATGAGGGCCTGGTGAAGAAGGCAAAGCTGAGGGGTGCCCGTCGATGA
- the rpsK gene encoding 30S ribosomal protein S11 — MVKDATRVRRKERKNITSGVAHVNATFNNTMITITDVQGNAISWASAGKMGFKGSRKSTPFAAQMAAEEAARRAMDHGMRTLEVEVKGPGSGRESALRALQSVGLQITTIRDVTPIAHNGCRPPKRRRV, encoded by the coding sequence ATGGTTAAAGACGCCACTCGCGTTCGCCGCAAGGAGCGCAAGAACATCACGTCGGGCGTGGCTCACGTGAATGCGACCTTCAACAATACGATGATCACGATCACTGACGTTCAGGGCAACGCGATCTCCTGGGCCTCGGCGGGCAAGATGGGCTTCAAGGGCTCCCGCAAGTCGACGCCCTTCGCCGCTCAGATGGCGGCCGAAGAAGCTGCGCGCCGCGCCATGGATCACGGCATGCGCACCTTGGAGGTTGAGGTGAAGGGGCCGGGTTCGGGCCGCGAATCGGCTTTGCGTGCCCTCCAGTCGGTCGGCCTGCAGATCACCACGATCCGCGATGTGACGCCGATTGCCCATAATGGTTGCCGGCCTCCCAAACGCCGTCGCGTCTGA
- the rpmD gene encoding 50S ribosomal protein L30 encodes MAKANSQNGGTVTVEQVSSAIRRPKDQQATLLGLGLKRMHARSVLKDTPEVRGMIRKVSHLVRVVE; translated from the coding sequence ATGGCCAAGGCGAATTCACAGAATGGCGGGACGGTGACCGTCGAGCAGGTCTCCAGCGCGATCCGCCGTCCCAAGGACCAGCAGGCAACCCTTCTGGGTCTCGGCCTTAAGCGCATGCATGCGCGGTCGGTCCTCAAGGATACGCCGGAAGTGCGGGGCATGATCCGCAAGGTCTCTCACCTCGTGCGGGTGGTGGAATAG
- the rpsE gene encoding 30S ribosomal protein S5, with amino-acid sequence MATKEREREDRRDRDERDSEFVDKLVHINRVAKVVKGGRRFGFAALVVVGDQKGRVGFGHGKAREVPEAIRKATETAKRTMVRVPLREGRTLHHDVLGHHGAGRVVLRAAPPGTGIIAGGPMRAVFETLGVQDVVAKSVGTSNPYNMVRATFDALKNEKSPRQVASRRGKKVSDIVSRRRDASALVE; translated from the coding sequence ATGGCCACGAAAGAAAGAGAGCGGGAAGACCGCAGGGATCGTGACGAGCGCGATAGCGAGTTCGTCGATAAGCTGGTGCACATCAATCGCGTGGCCAAGGTCGTGAAGGGCGGACGCCGCTTCGGCTTTGCCGCTCTGGTGGTTGTGGGCGACCAGAAGGGCCGGGTTGGCTTCGGCCATGGCAAGGCACGCGAGGTGCCGGAGGCCATCCGCAAGGCCACCGAGACCGCAAAGCGCACCATGGTTCGCGTGCCGTTGCGCGAGGGCCGGACGCTCCATCACGACGTTCTTGGCCATCATGGTGCTGGGCGCGTGGTGCTCCGTGCGGCTCCTCCTGGAACCGGCATCATTGCCGGCGGTCCGATGCGCGCCGTTTTCGAGACCCTTGGTGTGCAGGATGTTGTTGCGAAGTCGGTTGGCACGTCCAACCCCTACAACATGGTTCGCGCCACGTTCGATGCGCTCAAGAATGAGAAGAGCCCGCGCCAGGTTGCATCGCGTCGCGGCAAAAAGGTGAGCGACATCGTCTCCCGCCGCAGGGATGCTTCGGCGCTGGTGGAGTAA
- the rplF gene encoding 50S ribosomal protein L6, whose translation MSRTGKKPVPVPKGVSVSIDGRNVAAKGPQGELSMVLVDEVIASLGEDGSVAVTPRDESKRARAMWGMSRTLIANMVEGVSSGFKKTLEINGVGYRAAMQGSTLQLQLGYSHDVKYDVPKGIKIETPRPVEIVISGIDKQRVGQVAAEIRDFRPPEPYKGKGIKYAGEVIFRKEGKKK comes from the coding sequence ATGTCCAGGACCGGTAAGAAGCCCGTCCCCGTGCCGAAGGGAGTGTCGGTCTCGATCGATGGCCGCAACGTGGCGGCGAAGGGCCCTCAGGGCGAGCTTTCGATGGTGCTCGTGGATGAGGTCATCGCGAGCCTGGGCGAGGATGGCTCGGTTGCAGTGACGCCGCGCGATGAGTCCAAGCGCGCTCGCGCCATGTGGGGCATGAGCCGCACGCTGATCGCCAATATGGTCGAAGGCGTCTCCAGCGGGTTCAAGAAGACGCTTGAGATCAACGGTGTTGGCTATCGTGCCGCCATGCAGGGCTCCACCCTGCAGCTGCAGCTCGGCTATAGCCACGACGTGAAATACGATGTGCCCAAAGGCATCAAGATCGAGACGCCGCGGCCGGTCGAGATTGTCATCTCCGGCATCGACAAGCAGCGTGTCGGTCAGGTTGCGGCCGAGATCCGCGACTTCCGTCCGCCCGAGCCCTATAAAGGCAAGGGCATCAAATATGCTGGCGAGGTGATCTTCCGCAAGGAAGGCAAGAAGAAGTAA
- a CDS encoding adenylate kinase — protein sequence MNVILLGPPGAGKGTQAKLLEEQRGLRQLSTGDMLRAAIAQGTELGRKVEAIMARGELVPDQDVVDIIAERIQAEDCANGFILDGFPRNVAQAKALDEMLERLGLRLDAVIELGVDEGILVSRIEKRASETAGGPRADDNAEALKKRLAVYNEQTAPVAAYYRARGVLKTVDGMADVESVNRQIGQVLDLAA from the coding sequence ATGAACGTGATCCTGCTTGGCCCGCCCGGGGCGGGTAAGGGAACGCAGGCTAAGCTGTTGGAGGAGCAACGCGGGCTCCGGCAGCTGTCCACCGGCGATATGCTGCGCGCGGCCATTGCCCAGGGCACGGAGCTTGGCCGTAAGGTTGAGGCGATAATGGCCCGTGGCGAATTGGTGCCTGATCAGGACGTGGTCGACATCATTGCCGAGCGGATCCAGGCGGAGGACTGCGCCAACGGGTTCATTCTCGATGGTTTCCCCCGCAATGTCGCGCAGGCCAAGGCTTTGGATGAGATGCTTGAGCGTCTTGGCCTCAGGCTCGACGCAGTGATCGAGCTCGGTGTGGATGAGGGCATCCTCGTAAGCCGCATCGAGAAGCGCGCAAGCGAGACCGCGGGTGGCCCGCGCGCCGATGACAATGCCGAGGCGCTGAAGAAGCGACTGGCGGTCTATAATGAGCAGACGGCACCAGTTGCGGCCTATTATCGGGCACGCGGCGTGCTGAAGACCGTCGACGGCATGGCCGATGTTGAGAGTGTCAATCGCCAGATCGGGCAGGTGCTCGATCTGGCGGCTTGA
- the rpsM gene encoding 30S ribosomal protein S13, which yields MARIAGVNIPTNKRVEIALTYIHGIGPRMAREICGKVGIPQERRVNELSDADVLQIRETIDRDYLVEGDLRREVAMNIKRLMDLGCYRGLRHRRGLPVRGQRTHTNARTRKGPAKAIAGKKK from the coding sequence GTGGCCCGTATTGCTGGCGTCAACATTCCGACGAACAAGCGCGTGGAAATCGCGCTCACCTATATTCACGGGATCGGGCCGAGAATGGCTCGCGAGATCTGTGGCAAGGTTGGCATTCCACAGGAGAGGCGGGTCAACGAATTGTCGGACGCGGACGTGTTGCAGATCCGCGAGACGATTGACCGGGACTATCTCGTCGAAGGTGACCTTCGCCGCGAGGTGGCCATGAACATCAAGCGGCTGATGGATCTCGGCTGCTATCGTGGCCTGCGTCACCGCCGCGGTCTGCCGGTGCGCGGCCAGCGCACCCACACCAATGCCCGTACCCGCAAAGGTCCGGCGAAGGCAATTGCCGGTAAGAAGAAGTAA
- the rplX gene encoding 50S ribosomal protein L24: MAAKIKKGDTVVVLAGKDKGKRGEVLKVLPSENRAVVQGVNRVQRHQKQTGTQEGGIISKELPIHLSNLAIADPKDGKPSRVGFKILNDGSKVRVARRSGEVVDG; encoded by the coding sequence ATGGCCGCGAAGATCAAGAAGGGCGACACGGTCGTGGTGCTCGCCGGCAAGGATAAGGGCAAGCGGGGCGAGGTGCTCAAGGTGCTGCCGTCTGAGAACCGGGCGGTGGTCCAGGGTGTCAATCGGGTGCAGCGCCACCAGAAGCAGACGGGCACGCAGGAAGGCGGCATTATCTCCAAGGAACTGCCGATCCACCTGTCGAATCTGGCAATTGCGGACCCGAAGGACGGCAAGCCGTCGCGGGTTGGCTTCAAGATCCTCAATGACGGAAGCAAGGTGCGGGTCGCGCGCCGCTCCGGGGAGGTGGTCGATGGCTGA